The Thermomonospora curvata DSM 43183 DNA segment CCGCAGGTGCGTTCATGAACGTGGTCCTTCCACTTCGGGGGAGGGCCAAGGGCCTGCCCTCCCGGAGGAAAGACCACCTGCGACGGCCGCCCGCGGAGGGCAAGGCGGCGGTCCGGCCGGACAAGATCTTTCCGACGAAGGAGGAAAGATCTCTGCCCCAGGCCGGAACGAGCACAGCGAGAGCCGCCTTTCCCTCCGCCAGGCCGTCGCAACCCTAAAACCCCGGGAGGGCAAGGCCCACTATCCCGAAGAGACAACGCCGCGCGAAGAACTGACCGTCGCCAATCACGCTAAGGAGCCACGGTCACAGTCCCTCCAGGGGTGATGAGCGATCGGCGGGTCGATCGCCAACCCGCGCCTGTGCCCGTTGCGATCCCTCCAGGGGTGATGAGCGACTGGTTCGGAAGCCGACCTGTACCGGCAGCTCCACGTGTTGCGATCCCTCCAGGGGTGATGAGCGACACCTGATCGAACTCGCAAAAAGGCAAGAGGAGATCGCGTTGCGATCCCTCCAGGGGTGATGAGCGACATGACCCGCTGGCCCCGCACGACCGCCATCTGTGTTGCGATCCCTCCAGGGGTGATGAGCGACAAGACCGCTCCCGGCACAGGTCAGGTGTCCGGCACGGGTTGCGATCCCTCCAGGGGTGATGAGCGACCCGAGAGTAAAGTCCCAGCTCAGAGGCGTCCTGAAGGCGGGTTGAGCGAGGGGTTTTGCAGCGGTCCGGCGGTAGTGCAGCGCCGCAGGTCAGAAGGGGTGCGATGGTGATCGTGTTGCTGTGACACCTGTTCTTCGTCTCCGCAGGCATTCCGGTCGTCGCTCTTCACCTGGTCAGGCTACGGCCTGCTGTGGGTCGTGACATGGTGGGCATGCGGATGTATGCCGACATGTTGTCTTCTGGTATGTGGACAGCCTTGAGGTCTGTGGGGTCCATGCTTGGTTGACGGCCGAAGAGAGCCCGGACGGTGGCATGGGGCCAACTGGGGGACTGGTTCAGGGGACGACTCGGTACGGCTACGAAGCCGCCGACATGGGGAGCCCTGGGGTGCGCTGACTCGGGTGATCTTGTTCGGTGAAACGGGGGCCATCTCAACCGCTCTGATGGACGGTCTTGGGGCGCCAGTCCACTGGTGGCATGTTGGTATTGCCGCACGGTTTGTGAGCAACGTAGATTCCTCTGGCTCCATGACCTCCGCTGTGGAGAGTGGTATCGAGAGAAGAGGTCAGGGCCGAGTCATGGTGCCATGGCCATGCGGGAGCTCTCCTAACGTTTGTTGCAAGTAACTAGGACTATGCAACTATGTTCAAGTTTGTCTGGGTTGTCGCTTGAGTCCTTTATTTGAAGTGAGCGGCTGTGTGTGGCGCAAATCCCGTATTGTCCGTTATTGCGCTTGTGCCTCTCCTGGGATGCGAGGTTCTTAGAGCAGGCTAACCGGAAACCTGCATCAGCGGTGTTCCAAAACTCCCTTAAGGGTCAGTCCTCCAAGAGGGTTGAGGAGGCGAGATGTCATCTGCGGGCATGAAGTCTTGCGGATCGGCATCGTAGCGCCCTCTCCGGAGGCGACCGCTGGCCGTCCATGGATGATCGGCGGCGCCTCAAAGGGGAATCCCCTGAAGATCTCGGCGAAGGTAATGGCTGCCTGCCCGCATGCTGACGGTGGGCGGACAGAAGCGTGATCACCTGTGGCCCTCTTGGGGTGTATACCAGTCGATCGTGGTGTTACGGGCGAGTATCTGTGCATTGGCCGTAACGGGCCACGAAGGTGTTGATCTTTGGAGTGCTCCCGTTTTTGTCGGATGCGGCTGCTAAGACTTCTCCAGGCAGCTCAAAGGGCTAGTCAGGAGGGCCTCTAAGGTGCGATTTCGGTTGGACGTTGCGGCCGACAGACCCGAGTTGGCCTGGCGCGATGTTCACGGGCCGGCTCGGGGAGTGGTGTACGGGCTGTTGAAGTCGCAAGACCCGGAGCTGTCTCAGCAACTGCACGACGTGGGATGGCAGGGGCATGCGCTTCGGCCGCTGGCGATCTCACCGCCGATCTTTTCGGGGGCCAAAAAGCGCAAGGGCGCGTATGCGACCTCTTCGAAGGGTTCGGTGTGGATCGGGTCGCCGGTTCCCCGGATCGCCGGCTGCCTGCTGGCCGCCCTGGCCGGCCGGCAGCACCTGCGGTGGGGTGAGGCGACCTTGCAGATCAAGGGAGTGGAGGTGGAGAACACACCGGACCACTCCTCGGGCGAGGCCGTGTTCGAGACCGTCTCCCCGGTGATCCTCAAGCACGAGGGGCGCTACCTGCTTCCCGGCGATGCGGCCTATGAGGAACGCCTGGTGCACAACCTCCGGCACAAGGCCGACGTGCTGGGCCTGCCGTCGGACGTGCGGGTGGAGGTGCTGGCAGCCGGGCCCCGGCGGCGCTTCGACGTCCAGGGCGCGATGCGGATCGGCGCGACGGTCAAGCTGAGCATCACCGCCGCGCCCAGGCTCTTGGACGCCATCTACGACTGGGGGCTGGGATTGGTGTCCATCCAGGGATTCGGGTGGATCCGGTGACCTCCGCGACGGTCGCCGAACCGGTGCTGACGCCCTCGGGCCATCCGCTGCAGCGCTGCGGCGTGTGGGCGGTGACGCTGCTGGCGGGAGGTGACCGTCCTGAGACGGTCACCGAAGACGACATGGAACGTGTCGTCGAGCGGCTGGTCGAAGACATCGTCACGGCGGCGACCGCCCCCAAGGACAGCGTCTCCTACGACTGGTGGAAGGTGCTGTTCGCGCTGTATCCCAACTCCAAACCCACCCATGCCAAACGGTCCCGGGACCGGGCCGTGCTGTATCCGCAGGTCGCGGAGCTGTTCGCGCCCGACCCGATGGGAGCGCCCCTGCTGCCCTGCACGTTCTGCGCGCGTCCCAGCGGCACGGTGTGGACCAAGACGAACCTGCCGATGTTCGAGTCCGAACGCGCGCTCAACACCCTGCCTCCCGGCGTGCCGGGCTGGCCGGTGTGCCGGGCGTGCCGGGTGGCGCTGTGGGCCATGCCTTATGGCGCGTGGGTGACCCAAGGGTCGGCGACCGTGCTGACGTGCGATGACACGGCCGTGGAGCAGGAGTTCGCAACCCGCAACCTGGTGCGGGCCGGCCGGATCCGTCAGCTCGGGTTCGCCGGGCTGAAGGCGGGGGCGGGCCCCGAGGCGGTCGTGGTGCGGGCGTTGCGGGAGCACGCCGCCGACTCCGGCGGGGCCTGCACGCTGTGGACGTTCAAAAACGACAACCAGGAGCCGTGGCTTCGGGTCACCGAGACCCGGCAGGGCATCGCCCGCTTCCTGCGGGCGATGCGGGCCGATGCGGACTGCCGGCACGGCTGGGCGGCCCTGCAGAGATCCATGCACCGCCGGGACCGGTCCGGCGCGGTGACCGTGGACGGCGCCACGGCCGCCGCCCGCACGCTGTTCGATCCCGTCGACGACGAGGAGCGCGACCGCCTGCCGCTGGAGCTGATGCGGCGCGCCCGCGACCCCGATGCCCTCAACCAGCGAACCTTGCGCGGCTGGCGCGCCTTGTGCCGGCTCTACCAGGAGGTGATGTACGACATGGACCCCGGTCGGCTCGACAGGGCCACCGTGATGCTGGCCGACTGGATCACCCAAGACGGCACGCGAGGCCGCTTCAACGAGTTCCGCCGCGCCGTCAACAGCGCCTATGACCTGCAGAAGCTGCTGATGAAGGCCAGCGCGCGGCTGTTTTTGGACGGCAGCGACAGGGTGCGGATCAACGACCTGATCCCGCTCCTGCAGGCCGAGGGCAACCAGGGCTGGCGGGTGCGCGGGCAGCTGTACTTCGACGTCCTGGACGAGCTGATCCGCCGCGGAGTGCGGATCGGCAAGAGCGACGACGAGGACGACCCGGCCAGTGAGGACGGCGAATACGACGACGGTGACGAAGGGGAGGAGTACGCCTG contains these protein-coding regions:
- the cas6 gene encoding CRISPR-associated endoribonuclease Cas6; this translates as MYGLLKSQDPELSQQLHDVGWQGHALRPLAISPPIFSGAKKRKGAYATSSKGSVWIGSPVPRIAGCLLAALAGRQHLRWGEATLQIKGVEVENTPDHSSGEAVFETVSPVILKHEGRYLLPGDAAYEERLVHNLRHKADVLGLPSDVRVEVLAAGPRRRFDVQGAMRIGATVKLSITAAPRLLDAIYDWGLGLVSIQGFGWIR